The window TGGGGCGTGCGACGAATCGTCGTCCACCTTGCCGAGGCCGAAGTCGCCGAGCTTGACGTCGAAGCCCGTCGGCGTGCCGTCGGTGGGCACGCGGTCGGGTGGCACCACCGCGTTGCCGGCGGCGGGCACGAGGAGGACGTTCTCCGGTTTGACGTCGCGGTGGACGATCCCGCGGTCGTGGGCGACGTCGAGCCCCTCGGCGAGGTGCTTGATCACCAGCACCGCGGTGCGCGGGGCGACGGGGCCAGGATGGCGCTGGAGCCATTCGGCCAGCGTGCCGCCGCTGCAAAACTCCTCGGCGATGAACGTGATCCCGTCGCTCTCGCCGAGGTCGTGGATCGTAACCAGATTCGGATGGGCGAGTCGGGCGGCCAGTTCCGCCGCGCGGAGAAACCGCTTCTGCATGCCGGGGGAGACGAGGGCCTCGGGATGGGCCACCTTGAGGGCCACGCGGCGGCCGAGGAGGGTGTCGGTGGCCTCGTAGACCGTGGCAAACCCCCCCTGCCCCACCTCGCGCACGATCTCGAACCGGTCGATCCGGGCCGGCCGCGCGGCGGGCGCCCGCGCGGTCGTCTCCCGCCATGCGGCACCGAGCTGATGGAGCCGCAGCAGCAGATCGACCTGCTCGGGGCGGATCCGCGCCGGCTCGCCGTGCCCGCCGACGTCGGCATCGGTGCCGTGGAGCGCTCCGGTGATCGAATCGTCGAGATGGCCGAGAAGCTCGATCCCCTCGTCCGGCGGCGAGTCGCTGTCGGGGAGCGGTGTCTTGGCCATCAGTCAGTCCCTCGGGCAGTCCCTTGGGCTGGTTCCCGCCCCCGGCTCGGGATCGTCGGCGAGGGATCGGAGGCGCTCCTCGATCTTGCGGAAGCCGCGCACCCAGAGCTTGCGGGCGGCCTCCTCCGACCGGCCCAACTCGGCGCCGATCGCGGCGAACGTCCTCCCTTCCCAGTGGTGCAGCCACAACACCCGCCGCTGGTCGGCGGGCAGCTCGTCGAGGGCGGCCTTGACCAGGTTTTCCTCCTCGACGCGGATGACCGTCGGCAGCGGCCTGCGCTCAGAGCCGTCGGTGAGCGCGGCAGCTTGGGCCCCGATCTGCTCGAGGTCGAGCGGCATCCCGTTTCCGAGTCGCCGGAGGGCGCTCTGCCGGCGAATGCTGTCGACCATCGTGTGCGACAGGATGACGCGCATCCAGCCGAGAAACTCGGCCTGCGAGCCGCCGCGGAAGGCATGGAACCGCTCGTGGCCGGCGACGACGGCATCCTGGACGACGTCGGACACGCCGAGGATCGCCTGGAACCGGCGGGGAAACCCGCGCCTGGCAGCGAGCGTG of the Planctomycetota bacterium genome contains:
- a CDS encoding sigma-70 family RNA polymerase sigma factor — encoded protein: MATATRTPPRTDSRATAPSKLLAEARGGSVEALGTLFQSIRGHLTLAARRGFPRRFQAILGVSDVVQDAVVAGHERFHAFRGGSQAEFLGWMRVILSHTMVDSIRRQSALRRLGNGMPLDLEQIGAQAAALTDGSERRPLPTVIRVEEENLVKAALDELPADQRRVLWLHHWEGRTFAAIGAELGRSEEAARKLWVRGFRKIEERLRSLADDPEPGAGTSPRDCPRD